From the Nerophis lumbriciformis linkage group LG05, RoL_Nlum_v2.1, whole genome shotgun sequence genome, the window cacacacacacacacacacacacacacacacacacagtctttgAAGGCAGCCAACAGGCAAAGAAAGACCTGAAATGCATGCTGTTATCTAAGAGGAGCCAGGTGTGCTCATCGCCATAGCAACAGGGAGTGACTCACAGCTCGAAAGCAGGCGAATGACATGCAGAGTTCTGTTCATACGTAAATGTTTGTCTTCTCTTAGGGAGGCACTAAAGCCGCCATGTCGGATGCTGTCCCACAGTCGCAGGTCCACATTACGCAGCTGTTTGACGAGAACACCAACAAGCGTCCGGTTCTGACCTCCCAACCTAACGGCCTGGCTCCCCTAAGCTCCTCACGGCCGGGCCTGCCCCTGCCGGACCGCCAGGCGATGGCCTCTGAGCCTTCGCACCATGGCCGCCAAGGCGTGTCCTCTCACAAGTCTACTGACAGTAAGCCAAAGGCCGCCCCTCTGACGCCAGAGCAGGCCATGAAGCAGTTTATGCCCAAGATGTCAACATTTGAACACCACGAGGTTTTCAACTATCCTGAGGGTGAGGTCACAGGGTCAGGGGGGTGAGGGAGTCACACGGGGTCAAGAAACCAATGGACATTGTTTGCTTGTCTCCTGCAGTGTATTTTATCGGTCCAAACGCCAAGAAAAAGTCCGGCGTGATGGGAGGTGCCAACAACGCAGGCTACGATGATGAGCAGGGCTCTTACATCCACGTGCCACATGACCACATCGCTTACCGCTATGAAGTCCTCAAAGTGATTGGCAAGGGCAGCTTTGGGCAGGTAGCGCTTTACTCAATCTCAATGGTGTCATAGTCAGTgcggcatgttggtcagctttattCGGTTTACTGCGCAGCTTTCCTCTTCCTTGTTTTACACGCTTGTTCTTCACGCCATCTACAGGTGGTGAAAGCGTTTGACCACAAGTCGCAGACACACGTGGCTCTGAAGATGGTCCGCAACGAGAAACGCTTCCACCGGCAGGCGGCGGAGGAGATCCGCATCCTGGAGCACCTGAGGAAGCAGGACAAAGACTCCACCATGAACGTCATCCACATGCTGGAGAACTTCACCTTCCGCAACCACATCTGCATGACGTTTGAGTTGCTCAGCATGAACCTATACGAGTTGATCAAGAAGAACAAGTTCCAGGGCTTCAGTCTTCCTCTGGTCAGGAAGTTTGCGCACTCCATCCTGCAGTGTCTGGACTCGCTGCACAAAAACCGTATCATCCATTGCGACCTCAAGCCGGAGAACATCTTACTCAAGCAGCAGGGTCGCAGCGGCATCAAGGTAATGCCGCACCTGACAACATGTCCTCCTCATCCACTCGGGGAActttaagtgtgtgtgtttttaggtCATAGATTTTGGTTCCAGCTGTTACGAGCATCAGAGAGTTTACACCTACATTCAGTCCAGGTTCTACCGGGCACCAGAGGTCATTCTAGGTAGGACTGTGGTCACATGACCAGATGTTTGAAGCTGGCTGTTTACACGCTGTGCTCTTGCTGTGCCAGGGTCGAGGTACGGGATGCCCATCGATATGTGGTCTCTGGGCTGCATCCTGGCCGAGCTGCTGACTGGATGTCCGCTGTTGCCGGGCGAAGATGAAGGAGATCAGCTGGCCTGCATCATGGAGCTCCTAGGAATGCCCAGCCAGAAGATCCTTGATGGCTCCAAACGTGCCAAGAACTTTGTGTCGTCCAAAGGTTACCCACGCTACTGCACCGTGACCACGCTGCCCGACGGCACGGCTGCGCTCAACAGCGGGCGCTCACGTCGCGGGAAGTTACGAGGTCCGCCGTGCAGCAAAGATTGGAGCGCGGCGCTGAAGGGCTGCGACGACACGCTTTTTCTGGACTTCCTCAAACAATGTCTGGAGTGGGACCCCGCACTTAGGATGACCCCGAGCCAGGCATTGCGCCACCCCTGGCTGAGGAGGCGCCTCCCCAAACCACCCACAGGGACCACAGGGGAAAAGACCTCTTCGTCCAAACGGGCCACCGCTGACTCTGCCATCTCCTCTATGTCCAAATTCACTGCCAGCTCATCCTCCACCACCACGTCGTCGTCCGCCAAAGCCAGGACTAACCTGGCGCCTATCACGGACGCCAACGGGAACATCCAAGCTCGGACGGTTTTGCCCAAACTGGTCAGCTGAAAGTGACCGCGCCCCTCTGGCTGGCGGCTGGAACTTGCAGGTTTGTTGACGTCGAGCTGGTTGGGGTGCGTTATGCAAGTGGTGCGTTCAGGCTCCTCCAGTTAGCAGTGTGGGAAAAGTCTTTTTTGACAATCAAAACCCATTTGATGGTGCTGACTGAGGGAACATGTTCTTTGAGCACATTATTTATACCTGGAATCTACAATTAGACACCAAAAATCTTTTTTCTACGTCTTTAGAAAGTGCTCATAGAATGGCTTGACGTTGCCATGTAGCCACTAGCATATAAAACATGTCAAGCGGGCCATCAAGCTATTAGCAGTGTGTAGCTGGCGAGCCAAGTGCTTGACGAGCAAGCAGTCATTTGACGGGAGAATCAGGCAGACTTGACAGACAAGTCTCACTAAATATGAAGAACTTTTATTATCTGTGGATTGTTTTCCGTTTGCACGATCAAGAAGCTGAGTCATGTTGGCTCCCAGCAGCAGTCCTGCTAGTTAATCCATGTGATTAGCGTTACAGTGATGCTAACACTTCATTCTGGACTCATTTTCACTTACACACAAGTACGTTTATCTATGCTAGCAACGTAACATTTCATTCATCCTTGCTAATTGTGCTTTTAGCaaaaagaaggcttttttttttttatatctttaaagACGAGTCTCACTCTGAGGACCTCATACCTAGCTAAACAAGCCCTTCGATCTTTAAATGTGATGTTTATTTATGAATatttattatgaagatatgtgcAGCAAAtacttgaatgtgtgtgtgtgtgtgtgtgcgttcccTCACACAATGGAACGCACACTGCAATTTGGCTGCGCCCGCTAGCTAATGGCAATGATGTGAGGATGGTGACGATAAAGAGAAATGTAGCACGTAGGGAAGTGATCCTGTCAAACACGCCTTaggacaagccccgcccactcctgAGCCAAGACAGTGATGACGGGCGTGTGAGGGTGTTTTCCTAAGAtgattttatagttttttttctagtgagatggatggatgctgaCAGTTGCAACTTTTGTGCCTTTAGGATCTCCTCGCCATGCCATGTACACacacgtgtacacacacacattcatagtgTCTCTTGTCACCAAGGCTCTTGCTTCATGCCAAGCCTAACCTCTGACCTCCGACGACAATATTTCCAGAGTATGAAAGACAAAGCCACTTTGGCGCTTTGGTTGGACTTTTCAAAAAGGACGTTGGTGAATGAATGATTAGCATCCCAGTGTGTGTGCACATTCTCGTGAAAGGCGGGGTTGTCCAGCCCAGTTTGCAGACACATATCAGCCACCTGATGTCACTCGTCGCCAACAGAAAAAGATGGCTGACGCCTGCTGATGACAGGGCTATGCTAACACTAgccaattgtttttttattcgTGAGGCTAACTCAAGCCTACTGCTAACAGACTGCTAGTAGCACGTAGCAAGTTTTAAATCGCTAATTGTGCTGAGCCTTGTACACAAGTGCTccagctagctgttagcattgttttttgttttttttctccacctATGTACCTCAAACTGCTCAGTTATAATGTTGAAATGAACACACAGGGCATTTGGTTCATTCTACCAAAGTGCATTCCTTTACAATGCTAGCACCTAGCTAGCTGCTCAAAGCGATGGACAGAACCATGGAAAGTCGACAGGAAGTGTAAAAAGACAAGTAGGTTATTGTTAAAGGCTGCAGTCATTACAATACTGACCTCTTACGGGCATATCAAATGCAAAATTTGTTTTGCTCATAAGAGTCTGCTGCAGCTCGCTTCAAAGAGAAGGACGGAGGTTAGCCACTGTTAGCGTGACGCTGCGCTgtatttttgtaacttttttgtcACTTGGGTTTTTATTGTGGATTTGATCTGTTTGTATGTCAGATGGAAAAATGTTTGTATCAATGTTTGGGTTGAATGCTGCAGCCACTTTtacaatgtactgtatgtactgtacagaACACACCTTTTCTAGTGAGCCTTTGTTCAATTTTATCGTGGTGAAAATAATTAACATTATTAATAAAACTCTTTTATTGACCACATGCAATCACTTAGCCTGTTTGCAGTTCAATATCTTGCAATTAATTGACCTAACAGGGgtatccaaagtgtggcccgagggcccgcagctaattttctAACGGCCTGCGGCCAGGCaagcaccatttttttttcttcaaagctgtctttgctcaaaaaataatgacaaattaaaatcaaatgtctttatgagttattgacctattcaaggctcaaattacttcggatcaaacattccactttgaatttgttttgggggggaaatattgcacattttgttcgccatataaaaaactaagttttctttgataaaaagagcataaaacacacaaataaaataaaatacaatctgAAGtcactctagagatttaagtgttaaaagtcatttaaaaaaatactgtacttttaACACTTATTAGTGGGGCCTGTTTGAATTCCCAATATTtttagtgagtttttttttttaatggtcattgctcaaaaaatacaattaaaatcaatggtgtttaaTTAATCTAACAATTTCACAATAAATATTCcactcaaaatttttttttttgcagaaaatattgcacattttgtgtttttgacataaAAAGAGTTTTCTTTGACACAAAGgccatataacaatttttttttttttacttcatatcaacagatagacctgaagttaatctagagttGTAAGCATTGAATACATTTTGTTTTAACAAATCtgacatatttttttacttttctatAACAGAGACCCTTCCAAGTTCCTGGAACCAAACTTGAGGGAGGCCCTAAAGTTTACCAAAAAATTGCAataattgtattggttttgaaaatgaaaaatatcaaaatggccccagcatgctttcattttttcagtgtgcggccctcagttgaAAAAGTTTCGACACCCCTGATCCAACACATCACTGACTGATATAGGAGCATCCTGATCGTTGTCATGACAACCACTTATGACCTGTGCTGTGGGGGTGGGCGGGCCAGATGGGACCGACACCCAGCCAGGAAGAAGCAGGGCTAGCTGTCATGGGAACCACCAATGCCACAGCATGTTACACTAGCGACtgttactgccaacattttaagtggTCAGTGAATGCAACATCAGCTCAGCACTTCCCCCAGACAAGTGCGTGCGGATGCATGTGTCTATTTAAAAGTGCATGTGGCTCAGCAGGAGATCATCAAGGGCAAACCGGTAACTCGATAGTGACCCGCTGCAAAGGATTGTGGGTCCAAAGTTAAAGCATTAtgttgaatatgaatttaaacatGATTATatggatacatccatccatccattttctaccgcttgtcccgttcagggacAACATTGTCCTTTCTGGCATGACTTATCATTTTGAATAactcttgtgtggtgttcgggtctgtgggacccgttttcattttttattaaaagaaaaatgatacaattaattaatttttcaaactgagactcactgactttggctacttttctgtgaagaacatatatcagaaagtTAACTTCAGCTTAGCGAGCCCGGCTGGGCTACGCCAGCATGCTTTTTATTGTCACCTAAACACAACAAGTGACAGCCATCTTGGACGCTTGTGTGGATTGCCTTGGTGACCAATGATTGACACATGCTgcttttataaaaacaactactTCACACAGGGACTCACAAGCTGTtctaaactgaacacacacacacacacacacacacacacacacacacacacacacacacacttccttccTAAAAATAAAAAGGCAAGCCACCATGGAAAGTGTCCATGGCTAATTGGGCCAACCTGATGTGCTGCAAGGGTCGCCGAGTTCGCCACCAGTGGAAAagtgagtgtatatgtgtgtgtgtgtgtggtgtcagATTTGCAAGGCCAAAGGTCAGTTTATTTCCAGCGAGCATCTTCATAATACAAGCACACTTCATTCACCCACTCACACAGGAATAGAACACATAAATAAGGTGGAAGTCATGTCAAATATAAGATGATGTTCAATAAATGTCAGTACTCACAACAAAGTGAAGTTTGGGTTCCCGGAAGTGACGCCCAGCAAGCAGAAGCCAGAGCCCTGGAAGAAGCCATAATACAGAGGAGTCAATCAAAGGCTGCCATCTAGCGGACAAATGTGTCACTGCGGCACtgagtacaacacttaaaaagtgatcatcagaggtgtggactcgagtcacatgacttggacgcgagtcagactcgagtcatgaatttgatgactttagactcgacttgacaaaatgtaaaaagacttgcaactcgacttagactttaacatcaatgacttgtgacttcacttggacttgagccttttgaattgacatgacttgacatgacttgctactttccccaaaacccaaagatgaaaaagttattcgggagcgctccgtatttttcattgtgtacttgtctatcagcgttgcgtgtgtcagctggtgtggtctcagtacaacagccaatcaaattacatctactttgttttcatcacacagcattcatccaatcaaattgcaggacaaccaacgaagaagacatgtccaaaccacacgccagtgaacaaaaaatgatacctaaaataatttcgtttgggtataaaaattacgaggtggtcaacacaaaacggtttgcagtatgcaacacatgcggttcgaaaatgactgatggagaggcaacaacttccaacttcgtccggcatttgaagt encodes:
- the dyrk2 gene encoding dual specificity tyrosine-phosphorylation-regulated kinase 2 isoform X1 codes for the protein MCVSRGERAAAAMLTKKPGASVLLTGKAGEPVFSPGHSGSLTTSPVTLPPLRNNNLNPLTGGTKAAMSDAVPQSQVHITQLFDENTNKRPVLTSQPNGLAPLSSSRPGLPLPDRQAMASEPSHHGRQGVSSHKSTDSKPKAAPLTPEQAMKQFMPKMSTFEHHEVFNYPEVYFIGPNAKKKSGVMGGANNAGYDDEQGSYIHVPHDHIAYRYEVLKVIGKGSFGQVVKAFDHKSQTHVALKMVRNEKRFHRQAAEEIRILEHLRKQDKDSTMNVIHMLENFTFRNHICMTFELLSMNLYELIKKNKFQGFSLPLVRKFAHSILQCLDSLHKNRIIHCDLKPENILLKQQGRSGIKVIDFGSSCYEHQRVYTYIQSRFYRAPEVILGSRYGMPIDMWSLGCILAELLTGCPLLPGEDEGDQLACIMELLGMPSQKILDGSKRAKNFVSSKGYPRYCTVTTLPDGTAALNSGRSRRGKLRGPPCSKDWSAALKGCDDTLFLDFLKQCLEWDPALRMTPSQALRHPWLRRRLPKPPTGTTGEKTSSSKRATADSAISSMSKFTASSSSTTTSSSAKARTNLAPITDANGNIQARTVLPKLVS
- the dyrk2 gene encoding dual specificity tyrosine-phosphorylation-regulated kinase 2 isoform X2 codes for the protein MCVSRGERAAAAMLTKKPGASVLLTGKAGEPVFSPGHSGSLTTSPVTLPPLRNNNLNPLTSQVHITQLFDENTNKRPVLTSQPNGLAPLSSSRPGLPLPDRQAMASEPSHHGRQGVSSHKSTDSKPKAAPLTPEQAMKQFMPKMSTFEHHEVFNYPEVYFIGPNAKKKSGVMGGANNAGYDDEQGSYIHVPHDHIAYRYEVLKVIGKGSFGQVVKAFDHKSQTHVALKMVRNEKRFHRQAAEEIRILEHLRKQDKDSTMNVIHMLENFTFRNHICMTFELLSMNLYELIKKNKFQGFSLPLVRKFAHSILQCLDSLHKNRIIHCDLKPENILLKQQGRSGIKVIDFGSSCYEHQRVYTYIQSRFYRAPEVILGSRYGMPIDMWSLGCILAELLTGCPLLPGEDEGDQLACIMELLGMPSQKILDGSKRAKNFVSSKGYPRYCTVTTLPDGTAALNSGRSRRGKLRGPPCSKDWSAALKGCDDTLFLDFLKQCLEWDPALRMTPSQALRHPWLRRRLPKPPTGTTGEKTSSSKRATADSAISSMSKFTASSSSTTTSSSAKARTNLAPITDANGNIQARTVLPKLVS